A stretch of Chionomys nivalis chromosome 2, mChiNiv1.1, whole genome shotgun sequence DNA encodes these proteins:
- the LOC130869835 gene encoding 60S ribosomal protein L29-like, with protein MAKSKNHTTHSQSWKCHRNGIKKLRSQRYESLKGVDPKFLRNMRFAKKHNKKGLKKMQANNAKAMSARAEAIKALVKPQVVKPKVLKGPSCKLTRLALIAHPKLGKRIRSYMARGLRLQKTKPKVQAKAEASAAAQAPKGAQAPVKAP; from the coding sequence atggccaagtccaagaaccacaccacacacagccaGTCCTGGAAATGTCACAGAAACGGCATCAAGAAACTCCGGTCACAAAGatacgaatctctcaagggggttgaccccaagttcctgaggaacatgcgctttgccaagaagcacaacaagaaaggcctgaagaagatgcaggcaaataatgcaaaggccatgagcgcacgtgcggaggccatcaaggccctggtgaagccccaggtggtgaagcccaaggtgctAAAGGGCCCCAGCTGCAAACTCACCCGTctggctttaattgctcaccccaagcttgggaagcggattagaagctacatggccaggggtcttaggctccaaaaaacaaagcccaaggtccaagccaaggcagaggcctcagctgcagctcaggctcccaaaggtgcccaggcccctgtgaaggccccataa